The stretch of DNA TGCACAAGCATCTGCTTCATTAAGAAATCTATATAAGCGGGAAACGGAAGCGGCGCGCAAAGCGGTCCTGCTTGTTCCAGAGCAGCGGGTCACAACGATTGAAACGGTTATTCCCTATCTGTTTTTGGCCCAAAGCCGCAGCGAGCTCTCGGAGCTGTTTGCGGAGGAATTGAAATGGTTTGAATCAGATGATGATTTGCGCCATACTCTTCAATTATTGATTCAAAATCATCTTAATGTAAGCCAGACTGCCAAGCAGCTTCACCTGCACCGCAACAGCCTGCAGTATCGGATTGATAAATTCATTGACAGGACAAGCATTGATGTCCGTTCCTATGAAGGGGCTTTGTTAGTTTACATGCTGTGTTTAATCAGCACGCAAAAGTGAGAATGGCAACGTGCACAATGAAGAGCGAACGATCTTTGTGCACCCTGTCTATTTTTATTTAGTTTGTAAGCGAATACAATAGATTTAAGAAAACGGTTACAGGAGGAATTGGAAAATGGCTGAACTTCAACTAAACAATATCTATAAAGTCTATGATGGAAATGTAACGGCGGTAGAAGATTTTAATCTTCATATTCAGGACAAAGAATTTATTGTATTTGTCGGTCCGTCTGGCTGCGGGAAATCTACAACGCTGCGGATGATTGCCGGACTTGAAGAAATTTCAAAAGGCGATTTCTTTATCGATGACCGCCGTGTAAATGATGTAGCCCCAAAAGACCGTGATATTGCAATGGTATTCCAAAACTATGCCCTTTATCCGCATATGACCGTTTACGATAATATGGCATTTGGTTTAAAGCTCCGTAAAATGCCAAAAGAAGAAATCAAACAGCGCGTAGAAAACGCCGCCCAAATTCTTGGGCTGACAGAATATTTAAAACGGAAGCCAAAAGCTCTTTCCGGCGGTCAGCGCCAGCGTGTTGCACTTGGGCGTGCGATTGTCCGTGATGCTAAAGTATTCTTAATGGATGAACCGCTTTCCAACCTCGATGCGAAGCTGCGTGTACAAATGCGCTCCGAAATTATTAAACTGCATCAGCGTTTGCAGACGACGACGATTTACGTAACGCATGATCAGACTGAAGCTCTAACGATGGCAACCCGGATCGTTGTTATGAAAGCCGGAAAAATCATGCAGATCGGTACGCCGAAAGAAGTATATGAAAATCCGGAAAACGCCTTTGTTGCCGGCTTTATCGGATCACCGCCAATGAACTTCTTTAATGCAGATCTTGGCGATGGCTATGTAAGAATTGGTACACAAAGGCTTGATGTGCCAGAAGGAAAAATGCGTTATCTGCGTGATCAGGGCTATGTAGGCAAGCAGATCATCCTTGGCGTTCGTCCGGAAGATATTCATGATGAACTGATTTTCCTTGAAGCATCCCAGCAATCTGCTTTTGAAGCAAAAGTAGCGGTATCAGAGCTTCTCGGGGCAGAAATTATGGTATATTCAGACATCGCAGGGCAAAACTTCGTGGCACGCCTTGATTCACGTCTTGATATTGCGGCAGGTGAAAAACTGCAGCTGGCTTTCGACATGAACAAAGCGCACTTTTTCGATGCTACATCAGAAGTACGGATTCGCCCTTAATACGTTTTCAGCAGGAAGCAGCCCCCGGCTTCCTGTTTTTTTCTGCTTTTTTTAAAGCAAAAAAAGTAGAAAAGCGGTTTTGGAAGTATAAATACAGGGAATTGAAAAAGG from Domibacillus sp. DTU_2020_1001157_1_SI_ALB_TIR_016 encodes:
- a CDS encoding ABC transporter ATP-binding protein translates to MAELQLNNIYKVYDGNVTAVEDFNLHIQDKEFIVFVGPSGCGKSTTLRMIAGLEEISKGDFFIDDRRVNDVAPKDRDIAMVFQNYALYPHMTVYDNMAFGLKLRKMPKEEIKQRVENAAQILGLTEYLKRKPKALSGGQRQRVALGRAIVRDAKVFLMDEPLSNLDAKLRVQMRSEIIKLHQRLQTTTIYVTHDQTEALTMATRIVVMKAGKIMQIGTPKEVYENPENAFVAGFIGSPPMNFFNADLGDGYVRIGTQRLDVPEGKMRYLRDQGYVGKQIILGVRPEDIHDELIFLEASQQSAFEAKVAVSELLGAEIMVYSDIAGQNFVARLDSRLDIAAGEKLQLAFDMNKAHFFDATSEVRIRP